One window of the Micromonas commoda chromosome 11, complete sequence genome contains the following:
- a CDS encoding predicted protein yields MPQKQLKGAGKKINKIGKKAPAANKHGKGSITKKGKFNFKPKLAGAGSSKLLEKIRASKEVSRSINDKNELEAARRATATGGKMAVVRPPPDARVEVRGPKPKKINNKGPVVKTPAKTTLNPW; encoded by the coding sequence ATGCCCCAGAAGCAGCTCAAAGGCGCCGGTAAGAAAATCAACAAGATCGGCAAGAAGGCCCCAGCCGCGAACAAGCACGGCAAGGGCTCGATCACCAAGAAGGGCAAGTTCAACTTCAAGCccaagctcgcgggcgccggctcgTCCAAGCTGCTGGAGAAGATCCGCGCGAGCAAGGAGGTGAGCCGGAGCATCAACGACAagaacgagctcgaggcggcgcgtcgagcgaccGCGACCGGAGGTAAAATGGCAGTGGTCCGCCCCCctcccgacgcgcgggtcgaggtCCGAGGCCCCAAGCCAAAGAAGATCAACAACAAAGGTCCCGTCGTGAAGACTCCCGCCAAGACGACGCTCAACCCGTGGTGA
- a CDS encoding predicted protein, translating to ALGGSLGVGGDHSPGGDSPGDDPLDAVGGLDDVKAALDEALSLPSRHPAVFADAPLRLRTGALLYGPPGCGKTMVIRAAIKAAGVRSVAIKGPELLNKYIGQSEAGVRDAFRRAAAAAPCALFFDEFDSIAPRRGHDSTGVTDRVVNQFLTELDGVEGLRGVVVLAATSRPDLVDPALLRPGRLDRLLRCDFPDVAARLEILEKAARDVGLVDDQRALNEDVLGLHAVANDTEGFSGADLRAIVTDARMHA from the coding sequence GCTCTGGGCGGTTCCTTGGGCGTGGGCGGTGACcactcaccgggcggtgactcaccgggcgatGATCCGCTCGATGCCGtcggcgggctcgacgacgtcaaggcggcgctcgacgaggcgctgtCGCTCCCGTCCCGCCACcccgccgtcttcgccgacgcgcccctgCGGCTTCGCACGGGCGCGTTACTCTACGGACCGCCGGGGTGCGGCAAGACGATGGTGATCAGGGCGGCGatcaaggcggcgggggttcgaTCCGTCGCGATAAAGGGCCCCGAGCTGCTCAACAAGTACATCGGGCAGTCCGAGGCTGGGGTCCGCGACGCCTtcaggcgcgccgccgccgccgcgccgtgcgcgctcTTCTTTGACGAGTTTGACTCGATTGCGCCCAGGCGCGGGCACGACTCCACCGGCGTGACGGATCGCGTCGTCAACCAGTTTCTCACCGAGCtggacggcgtggagggcTTACGCGGGGTggtggtgctcgcggcgacgtccaggcCGGACCTCGTGGACCCCGCGCTGCTGCGACCCGGCCGGTTGGACAGGCTGCTGCGTTGCGACTttcccgacgtcgccgcgaggttggaGATTttggagaaggcggcgagagACGTCGGGTTGGTGGACGATCAGAGGGCGCTCAACGAGGACGTCCTGGGGCTgcacgcggtggcgaacgACACGGAGGGTTTCAGCGGCGCGGACCTCCGCGCGATCGTGACGGACGCTCGCATGCACGCG
- a CDS encoding predicted protein, giving the protein MGRGDDDRDRRSSRRKRSFSRSRSRSPDGRGEARGELRSVLNKNAELKSKIAALESMLERRGGGGKGGNARVQALESKLEEVHKDCAGMDAWLSKVVKYASRAEESKKDLKRAEEKLASYLDDERDEDEGDHANGDDKGGKGDATDGGDKVHEERGRWESAGFVGDP; this is encoded by the coding sequence AtgggacgaggcgacgacgatcgcgaccggcgctcctcgcgccgcaaGCGCTCCTTCTCCCGGTCGCGCAGCCGCTCccccgacggccgcggcgaagcgagAGGCGAGCTCCGCTCCGTCCTGAACAAGAACGCCGAACTGAAGAGcaagatcgccgcgctggagagCATGCTCGAGaggaggggcggcgggggcaaggGCGGTAACGCGCGCGTGCAGGCGCTCGAGTCTaagctcgaggaggtccACAAGGACTGCGCGGGGATGGACGCGTGGCTGTCGAAGGTTGTCAAgtacgcgtcgagggcggaggAGAGCAAGAAGGATCTgaagcgcgccgaggagaagctGGCGTCTTACCTGGACGACGAGAgagacgaggacgagggggATCACGCGAACGGTGATGATAAGGGCGGCAAGGGGGATGCCACCGATGGGGGTGATAAGGTgcacgaggagcgcgggcgaTGGGAGAGCGCGGGGTTCGTCGGCGATCCCTGA